From one Streptomyces mobaraensis genomic stretch:
- a CDS encoding CoA-binding protein has translation MYADPGTIKKILQETGDTWAVVGLSNNTRRAAYGVAEVLRQYGKRVVPVHPKAEFVGGEQGYASLAEVPFPVDVVDVFVRSELAGTVADEAVAVGAKAVWFQLGVVDEEAYERTRGAGLDMVMDRCPAIELKSLGYR, from the coding sequence ATGTACGCGGACCCCGGCACCATCAAGAAGATCCTCCAAGAGACCGGCGACACCTGGGCGGTGGTCGGCCTTTCGAACAACACGCGGCGCGCCGCCTACGGCGTGGCGGAAGTGCTCCGCCAGTACGGCAAACGCGTGGTGCCCGTGCACCCCAAGGCGGAGTTCGTGGGTGGGGAGCAGGGATACGCGTCGTTGGCCGAGGTGCCGTTTCCCGTGGACGTCGTGGACGTGTTCGTACGGTCGGAGCTCGCGGGTACCGTCGCGGACGAGGCCGTGGCGGTCGGCGCGAAGGCGGTCTGGTTCCAGCTCGGTGTCGTCGACGAGGAGGCGTACGAGCGGACGCGTGGAGCCGGGCTGGACATGGTCATGGACCGCTGTCCGGCGATTGAACTTAAGTCCCTAGGTTATCGCTAG
- a CDS encoding putative T7SS-secreted protein, translated as MGFKDFIKDVTPDCVEDVVEEGTEWLGDRVEDVGNWTADRLEDAGWDSGADWVRERSRSLANRMGAETDEMDLGQTEDKAKLVYGSPSKIRATASRLRRMHTAFDDVGKGLRGLDSAHLRGRTADAFRESVSVEPPKWFKGADAFEKAAGALDSFAGTVEWAQGQAQAAVEKWKAGLKASQEAREAHREKVAAYNKAAEHYNAQPADRRDPASLPPKPGEFTDPGAARMKEAQEILAEARRQRNAAAETARAAVRAARDAAPPKPSYGEQAMDGVREVPVMVDHFEGGVLKGTAGLLNFVRSVNPTDPYNVTHPAEYLTGLNGTATGLLQVANDPWGAGGRMISDFAKDPSEGLGRLAPDVLLTAATGGAGAGVKAARVAKEGAELAADAGRARGLLEKTPEGTHGRPGRERVTQGTDPVDLASGRMFLPQTDVVLDGDLPLVFTRRVESGYTVGRFFGPSWSSTVDERLEIDAAGVVHVTADGLLLAYPHPVPGVPTLPPTGTCRRTLARDAAGDYAVTDPDTGLVRHFPGPADARPGGDGVAWLAETADLNGNRITIDRTADGTPLALVHSAGRHLAVSVTEGRITALALAGADGNGGDRTLMCYGYDAGDLTTVTKPSGATLAFTYDERHRVTSWTDSNGSRYTYAYDASDRTVAEGGEAGHLTVTLAYGDPDPATGHRVTTLTTADGHTTRHLIGDGCRVLATTDPLGHTTRFTYDRRGNLLTHTDPLNHTTTYTYDHHRRLTTVTRPDGSASHVERDEAGRITRLTEPDGATWHQEYDAHGNRTALTDPAGHTTRYAYDASGRLTGITDALGAVTTVRCDAAGLPLAVTDPLGGTTRYDRDAFGRPVRITDPLGATTTLHWTADGDLARRTAPDGTSESWTYDGEGNRTSHTDAAGHTTRFEYTHFDLLAARTEPDGARYEFVHDTQLRLTRVTNPQGLTWTYTYDEAGRLIAETDFDGRTTGYAHDAAGQLTARVSPLGESIRYAYDALGRPTRKDAEGRLTTYAYDPAGRLVRATGPDGELLRRYDRCGRLTTELSDGRATTYAYDATGRRTRRTTPTGHITTYAYDAAGRARELSTGGRRITFTHDAAGRETHRTVAGTLSLTSAWDTTGRLTTHHLTADGRTLNHRTYTYRPDGYLTALHDTLRGATRFTLDATGRVTDVTAENGHERYSYDAAGNQTHAGWPNHHPDTTATGPRAYTGTTITRAGRVRYDHDAAGRMVLRRKNRLSRKPDTWRYTWDPEDRLTAVTTPDGTRWRYRYDPLGRRTAKQRLAEDGHTVREETHFTWDGTTLCEQTTTSPALPHPVALTWDHQGLHPLAQTERILHDQQAVDERFFAMATDLLGTPTELVDDTGTLAWHTRTTLWGTTTWPTTSTTYTPLRFPGQYHDPETGLHYNLHRHYDPETARYLTPDPLGLPPAPNPATYVHNPHICADPLGLMPYDRTNKANGGRLAQESGDAYEADLQQQLGGGGGFKEGKRQFDGAFIDSTTGRGTWYEAKSGRFWEDTLADPKRMEKFKGVEGEKLAIARDRGIDYRIISENPIPPEFTSWFEKKGIPWQVVPRSRPYTP; from the coding sequence GTGGGCTTCAAGGACTTCATCAAGGACGTCACCCCCGACTGCGTCGAGGACGTGGTCGAGGAGGGGACCGAGTGGCTGGGCGACCGGGTCGAGGACGTCGGGAACTGGACGGCGGACCGGCTGGAGGACGCGGGCTGGGACTCGGGCGCGGACTGGGTGCGCGAGCGGTCGCGTTCGCTGGCGAACCGGATGGGCGCCGAGACCGACGAGATGGATCTCGGTCAGACCGAGGACAAGGCGAAGCTCGTCTACGGCAGCCCGTCGAAGATCCGGGCCACCGCCTCCCGCCTGCGGCGGATGCACACGGCGTTCGACGACGTCGGCAAGGGGCTGCGGGGTCTGGACTCCGCGCACCTGCGGGGCAGGACGGCGGACGCGTTCCGGGAGTCGGTGTCGGTGGAGCCGCCGAAGTGGTTCAAGGGCGCGGACGCCTTCGAGAAGGCGGCCGGCGCTCTGGATTCGTTCGCCGGGACGGTGGAGTGGGCGCAGGGGCAGGCGCAGGCCGCGGTGGAGAAGTGGAAGGCCGGCTTGAAGGCGTCGCAGGAGGCGCGGGAGGCGCACCGGGAGAAGGTGGCGGCGTACAACAAGGCCGCCGAGCACTATAACGCCCAGCCCGCCGACCGGCGTGACCCTGCCTCGCTGCCTCCGAAGCCGGGGGAGTTCACGGATCCGGGGGCGGCGCGGATGAAGGAGGCGCAGGAGATCCTGGCCGAGGCGCGGCGGCAGCGCAACGCGGCGGCGGAGACGGCGCGGGCCGCGGTGCGGGCGGCGCGGGACGCGGCCCCACCGAAGCCGTCCTACGGTGAGCAGGCCATGGACGGGGTGCGGGAAGTGCCGGTCATGGTCGACCACTTCGAGGGTGGTGTCCTCAAGGGCACGGCGGGGCTGCTGAACTTCGTCCGCAGCGTCAACCCCACGGACCCGTACAACGTCACGCACCCGGCCGAGTACCTCACCGGTCTCAACGGCACCGCGACCGGCCTCCTCCAGGTCGCCAACGACCCCTGGGGCGCGGGTGGTCGGATGATCTCCGACTTCGCGAAGGACCCCTCGGAGGGCCTGGGGCGCCTTGCCCCGGACGTGCTCCTGACCGCGGCCACGGGCGGCGCGGGGGCCGGGGTCAAGGCCGCGCGGGTCGCGAAGGAGGGCGCGGAACTGGCCGCCGACGCCGGCCGCGCCCGCGGCCTGCTGGAGAAGACGCCGGAGGGTACGCACGGCCGGCCCGGCCGTGAGCGCGTCACCCAGGGCACGGACCCCGTCGACCTGGCCTCGGGGCGGATGTTCCTGCCGCAGACGGACGTGGTGCTGGACGGGGACCTGCCGCTGGTGTTCACCCGCCGGGTGGAGTCGGGGTACACGGTCGGCCGCTTCTTCGGCCCTTCCTGGTCGTCGACGGTCGACGAGCGCCTCGAGATCGACGCGGCCGGCGTCGTCCACGTCACCGCCGACGGCCTGCTGCTCGCCTACCCGCACCCGGTCCCGGGCGTCCCGACGCTGCCGCCGACGGGAACGTGCCGCCGCACGCTCGCGCGGGACGCGGCCGGGGACTACGCGGTCACCGACCCGGACACCGGCCTTGTCCGGCACTTCCCCGGTCCGGCCGACGCGCGGCCCGGTGGTGACGGCGTGGCGTGGCTGGCCGAGACCGCCGACCTCAACGGCAACAGGATCACCATCGACCGCACGGCCGACGGCACCCCGCTGGCCCTGGTGCACTCGGCGGGCCGGCACCTCGCCGTCAGCGTCACCGAAGGCCGGATCACGGCCCTGGCCCTGGCCGGGGCGGACGGGAACGGCGGCGACCGCACCCTGATGTGCTACGGCTACGACGCCGGCGACCTGACGACCGTCACCAAACCGTCCGGCGCCACCCTCGCGTTCACCTACGACGAGCGCCACCGCGTCACGTCCTGGACCGACTCCAACGGCAGCCGCTACACCTACGCCTACGACGCGTCCGACCGGACGGTGGCGGAAGGCGGCGAGGCGGGCCACCTCACCGTCACCCTCGCCTACGGCGACCCGGACCCCGCCACCGGCCACCGCGTCACCACCCTGACCACGGCCGACGGCCACACCACCCGCCACCTCATCGGCGACGGCTGCCGCGTCCTGGCCACCACCGACCCCCTCGGCCACACCACCCGCTTCACCTACGACCGACGCGGCAACCTCCTCACCCACACCGATCCCCTCAACCACACCACCACCTACACCTACGACCACCACCGCCGCCTCACCACCGTCACCCGCCCCGACGGCAGCGCCTCCCACGTCGAACGCGACGAGGCAGGCCGCATCACCCGTCTCACCGAACCCGACGGCGCCACCTGGCACCAGGAATATGACGCCCACGGCAACCGCACCGCCCTCACCGACCCCGCCGGTCACACCACCCGCTACGCCTACGACGCGTCGGGCCGGCTGACGGGCATCACGGACGCGCTCGGCGCGGTCACCACCGTCCGCTGCGACGCCGCGGGGCTGCCGCTCGCGGTGACGGACCCCCTCGGCGGCACCACACGCTACGACCGCGACGCCTTCGGCCGCCCGGTGCGCATCACCGACCCCCTCGGGGCGACCACCACGCTCCACTGGACGGCGGACGGCGACCTCGCCCGGCGCACCGCACCGGACGGCACGAGCGAGTCGTGGACGTACGACGGCGAGGGCAACCGCACCAGTCACACGGACGCCGCCGGCCACACCACGCGCTTCGAGTACACCCACTTCGACCTCCTCGCGGCCCGCACCGAACCGGACGGCGCCCGCTACGAGTTCGTCCACGACACACAGTTACGCCTCACGCGGGTGACCAACCCGCAAGGCCTGACCTGGACCTACACCTACGACGAGGCCGGCCGCCTCATCGCCGAGACCGACTTCGACGGCCGCACCACCGGCTACGCACACGACGCGGCCGGGCAGCTCACCGCCCGCGTGAGCCCGCTCGGCGAGTCGATCCGCTACGCCTACGACGCGCTGGGCCGGCCGACCCGCAAAGACGCCGAAGGCCGGCTCACCACCTACGCCTACGACCCGGCCGGCCGGCTGGTGCGGGCCACGGGCCCGGACGGCGAACTCCTGCGCCGGTACGACCGCTGCGGCCGCCTGACAACCGAACTGTCCGACGGCCGGGCCACCACCTACGCGTACGACGCCACGGGCCGCCGTACCCGCCGCACCACACCCACCGGCCACATCACCACGTACGCCTACGACGCGGCCGGCCGGGCCCGCGAACTGTCCACCGGCGGCCGGCGGATCACCTTCACCCACGACGCCGCCGGCCGCGAAACCCACCGCACCGTGGCCGGCACCCTGTCCCTGACCTCGGCATGGGACACCACAGGCCGCCTGACCACCCACCACCTCACCGCCGACGGCCGCACCCTCAACCACCGCACGTACACCTACCGCCCCGACGGCTACCTCACCGCCCTCCACGACACCCTGCGCGGCGCTACCCGCTTCACCCTCGACGCGACCGGCCGGGTCACCGACGTCACCGCCGAGAACGGGCACGAGCGCTACAGCTACGACGCGGCGGGCAACCAAACCCACGCCGGCTGGCCGAACCACCACCCCGACACCACGGCCACCGGCCCGCGCGCGTACACCGGCACCACCATCACCCGCGCGGGCCGCGTCCGCTACGACCACGACGCGGCCGGCCGCATGGTGCTGCGCCGCAAGAACCGCCTGTCGAGGAAACCGGACACCTGGCGCTACACATGGGACCCGGAGGACCGCCTCACCGCCGTCACCACCCCGGACGGCACCCGCTGGCGCTACCGCTACGACCCCTTGGGCCGCCGCACGGCGAAACAGCGCCTGGCCGAAGACGGCCACACCGTACGGGAGGAAACCCACTTCACCTGGGACGGCACCACCCTCTGCGAACAGACGACGACGTCCCCCGCCCTCCCCCACCCGGTAGCCCTCACCTGGGACCACCAGGGCCTCCACCCCCTCGCCCAAACGGAACGCATCCTCCACGACCAACAGGCGGTGGACGAACGCTTCTTCGCCATGGCCACCGACCTCCTGGGCACCCCGACCGAACTCGTCGACGACACCGGCACCCTCGCCTGGCACACCCGCACCACCCTCTGGGGCACCACCACCTGGCCCACCACCAGCACCACGTACACCCCCCTCCGCTTCCCCGGCCAGTACCACGACCCGGAAACCGGCCTCCACTACAACCTCCACCGCCACTACGACCCCGAAACAGCCCGCTACCTCACCCCAGACCCCCTCGGCCTCCCCCCGGCCCCGAACCCGGCGACGTACGTCCACAACCCGCACATCTGCGCGGACCCACTCGGGCTGATGCCCTACGATCGCACCAACAAGGCCAATGGTGGCCGACTGGCGCAGGAGTCCGGCGACGCTTACGAAGCGGACCTCCAACAGCAACTCGGGGGCGGCGGAGGCTTCAAGGAGGGGAAGCGGCAATTCGACGGCGCTTTCATCGACAGCACCACCGGCCGCGGCACGTGGTACGAGGCGAAGTCCGGAAGGTTCTGGGAGGACACGCTGGCCGATCCCAAACGTATGGAGAAATTCAAGGGGGTCGAAGGGGAGAAGCTAGCTATAGCCCGGGATCGGGGCATCGACTACCGCATCATCTCCGAGAACCCCATCCCTCCGGAATTCACCTCGTGGTTCGAGAAGAAAGGGATCCCGTGGCAAGTCGTCCCGAGGTCCCGGCCATACACGCCATAG
- a CDS encoding class I SAM-dependent methyltransferase, protein MPARHDIDAERELWDIYARSTKGDVSDSEPVFRWTQYTDHGPGPELLGTPESALEIGCGTGRALAYLAQQGVKATGVDLSPVMVAQTTERWGPLGARFVCAEVLEHLSASPGTYDAVYSIFGAVWFTDPAKLFPLIASRLNPGGVLVFSQPPAIPGAYGPQGMYKGGFAGKAMYTYRYSHTPRKWQNLALNAGFAEVDAKIIEAPKPGHIGTLIVRAVAK, encoded by the coding sequence CCAAGGGGGACGTGTCCGACTCCGAGCCCGTTTTCCGCTGGACGCAGTACACCGACCACGGGCCGGGCCCCGAACTGCTCGGTACTCCGGAATCCGCCCTGGAGATCGGATGCGGCACGGGGCGTGCCCTGGCCTACCTCGCCCAGCAGGGCGTGAAGGCGACCGGGGTCGATCTGTCACCGGTCATGGTCGCGCAGACTACGGAACGCTGGGGACCGCTGGGAGCGCGGTTCGTCTGCGCCGAGGTACTGGAGCACCTGAGCGCGAGCCCGGGGACCTATGACGCCGTCTACTCGATTTTCGGAGCCGTCTGGTTCACCGACCCGGCCAAGCTGTTCCCCCTGATCGCCTCGCGGCTGAATCCCGGGGGCGTACTCGTCTTCTCCCAGCCGCCGGCCATCCCGGGCGCTTACGGCCCTCAGGGGATGTACAAGGGCGGGTTCGCCGGGAAGGCCATGTATACCTACCGGTACAGCCACACGCCCCGGAAGTGGCAGAACCTCGCACTGAACGCGGGCTTCGCGGAAGTCGACGCAAAGATCATTGAGGCGCCGAAGCCCGGCCACATCGGCACGCTGATCGTGCGGGCAGTGGCGAAGTGA